One Oceanicoccus sagamiensis genomic region harbors:
- a CDS encoding type I secretion system permease/ATPase, with protein MDKVLTDNDPWLESLVWLCEHYQLRRHPQQLLAGLPLEGGQLCANTFTRAASQAGFDISRRPLAEANSAVLPLLASNQQGQPLLITGLTADTATILLAADNMAEKTLPRTQLEQQLQGAELWWLAPQRVTDARAELLAASSPRHWLLQAIVEVKPWYRDLLLASLVINILALIVPLFTMNVYDRVVPNQAFHTLWVLSAAVAVAIVFDWLLRKARSRLTDLAGREIDVKISSMLYAKVLGMTLESRPASAGAFAKQVQEFDSVREFLTSATLNTAIDLPFSLLFLLLIFWLGGPMVLIPIAAVVVLIALSFYLKEKIKETIEESGRLSTQRQAILIEQVQLLADTKQNNAEGQSQRRWEQTVAALSDWQNQSREYSNTLSYTVMNVQHLVTVGLILTGVYRISEGLLSMGGLIAIVMLSGRAASAINQLSILLMRYEQTRSAIAGLETVMQTPQEQHPQQATETKQFDGAIKLSHVCFHYPEKELAVLDDINLAINAGERVGIIGPAGAGKSTLMALLAHQLRPGSGRIEYSGIEASQWPVSALRDQCGWVGQQPLLMFGSILDNISFGLSTLNTQQLSHAIEASGINRFVDRLENGLETPVGELGMALSGGQRQAVALARALVRQPALLLLDEPTSAMDTALEQQVLAGLRQQPASTGMIIASHRPALLQLCDRLIVLEGGRIIDDGPTAQILTRQAAPKPRTRRVQSVKIAPRPDKGGQHE; from the coding sequence ATGGATAAAGTGCTAACCGACAACGACCCATGGCTGGAGAGTCTGGTTTGGCTTTGTGAGCATTACCAGTTGCGGCGACACCCGCAACAGTTGCTGGCTGGCCTGCCCTTAGAGGGTGGGCAGTTATGTGCCAATACCTTTACTCGGGCTGCTAGCCAGGCGGGTTTTGATATTAGTCGCCGCCCTTTGGCTGAAGCCAATAGCGCCGTACTGCCGTTATTAGCCAGCAATCAGCAGGGCCAGCCTTTGCTGATTACCGGTTTAACCGCCGATACCGCCACCATCTTATTAGCTGCCGATAATATGGCAGAAAAAACCCTGCCACGCACACAACTGGAACAGCAATTACAGGGCGCTGAACTTTGGTGGCTGGCACCACAGCGGGTCACTGATGCACGGGCAGAATTACTGGCGGCCTCATCGCCGCGGCATTGGTTGCTGCAAGCCATCGTGGAAGTTAAACCCTGGTACCGGGATTTATTACTAGCCTCATTAGTGATTAATATCCTGGCGTTAATCGTCCCGCTATTTACCATGAATGTGTATGACCGGGTAGTGCCTAATCAGGCCTTCCATACCCTATGGGTATTATCAGCAGCAGTGGCTGTCGCGATTGTGTTTGATTGGCTATTACGCAAAGCCCGTTCTCGCTTAACCGATTTAGCCGGGCGAGAAATTGATGTCAAAATTTCTTCCATGCTGTATGCCAAAGTGCTGGGTATGACGCTGGAGAGTCGCCCGGCTTCCGCGGGTGCCTTTGCCAAGCAGGTGCAGGAGTTTGATAGCGTGCGTGAGTTTTTAACCTCGGCAACATTAAATACCGCGATTGATCTTCCCTTTAGTTTACTGTTTTTATTGCTGATCTTTTGGTTGGGCGGGCCGATGGTGCTAATACCGATTGCGGCGGTTGTGGTATTGATAGCTTTGTCCTTTTACCTGAAAGAAAAAATCAAAGAAACCATCGAAGAAAGTGGCCGACTTTCAACCCAGCGTCAGGCGATATTAATCGAGCAGGTACAGCTATTAGCCGATACCAAGCAGAATAATGCGGAAGGTCAATCCCAGCGCCGTTGGGAGCAAACCGTAGCGGCCTTATCCGATTGGCAAAACCAAAGCCGTGAATACAGCAATACCCTTTCCTATACGGTGATGAATGTTCAGCACCTGGTGACGGTAGGCTTAATTCTAACGGGGGTCTATCGCATTAGCGAAGGTCTGTTATCCATGGGCGGCCTAATTGCGATTGTGATGTTGTCGGGGCGCGCGGCCAGTGCGATTAATCAACTCTCTATTTTATTAATGCGTTACGAACAAACCCGCAGTGCCATTGCCGGTTTAGAAACCGTGATGCAAACACCGCAGGAGCAACACCCTCAGCAAGCCACCGAGACCAAGCAATTTGATGGCGCTATCAAGCTAAGCCATGTGTGTTTTCATTATCCGGAAAAAGAACTGGCGGTATTGGATGATATTAACCTGGCCATCAACGCCGGTGAGCGGGTTGGTATTATCGGCCCGGCTGGTGCGGGTAAATCGACCTTAATGGCGTTGTTAGCTCATCAGTTGCGGCCGGGCTCGGGGCGCATTGAATACTCCGGTATTGAAGCCAGTCAGTGGCCGGTAAGTGCCTTGCGTGATCAATGCGGTTGGGTAGGGCAGCAGCCCTTATTAATGTTTGGCAGCATCCTCGACAATATCAGTTTTGGTTTATCGACCTTAAATACCCAGCAACTGAGCCACGCCATTGAAGCCTCAGGCATCAATCGCTTTGTTGATCGTTTAGAAAATGGTTTGGAAACACCGGTCGGTGAATTAGGCATGGCTCTCTCTGGTGGTCAGCGTCAGGCAGTGGCTTTAGCCCGTGCCTTAGTGCGGCAACCCGCTTTATTATTACTGGATGAGCCGACCAGCGCTATGGATACAGCGTTGGAACAACAGGTGCTGGCTGGCCTTAGGCAGCAGCCCGCTTCAACCGGCATGATTATCGCCAGCCATCGCCCGGCGCTATTACAGCTTTGCGACCGCCTGATTGTGCTTGAAGGGGGGCGCATTATTGACGATGGCCCAACCGCTCAGATATTAACTCGGCAGGCGGCACCCAAGCCCCGCACTCGCCGCGTGCAATCCGTAAAAATTGCTCCCCGTCCCGATAAGGGAGGGCAGCATGAGTAG
- a CDS encoding HlyD family type I secretion periplasmic adaptor subunit, translating into MSSRLYWQQMQQAYRARSIVWLVSALLLFTLLWAFFAKLDEVVVGEGKVVPAQAVQKIQSLEGGILKQLFVSEGQLVEAGDPLAKLDDTRFRSAYQEAQQQNSSLNARRLRLIAELASIVIDKEATDWRQRIRIIEQPLVDQSVSPVILANASASYRERIEQLQAQLEQSRQNIEQQVQALDEVRGDTRTLAHNLELVTEEVELTRDVVASGAVAKVELLKLQRELSSLKGELAASRISEQRLIAARDQAVAEYRNTARDFRSKAQVELVDTDNQLAQLFERSTQLKDQLSRTQLISPVRGNVKNMVTRSVGGVIKPGEAMMEVVPLDDQLLVETRIAPQDIAFVHKGLPATVKLTAYDFVIYGGVKGEVVYVSADAQQDQEGVTYYEAHIQTQQQALQAMPMIPGMQASVDVLTGQKTVLNYWLKPLLRARANAMREP; encoded by the coding sequence ATGAGTAGCCGTTTATATTGGCAGCAAATGCAGCAGGCTTACCGCGCCCGCAGCATCGTTTGGTTGGTATCTGCCTTGCTATTATTTACCTTGCTATGGGCATTTTTTGCCAAACTGGACGAAGTCGTCGTGGGGGAAGGTAAAGTGGTGCCTGCTCAGGCGGTACAAAAAATTCAAAGCCTTGAAGGCGGTATTTTAAAACAGCTATTTGTTAGTGAGGGGCAATTGGTTGAGGCTGGTGACCCTTTGGCAAAACTGGATGACACCCGTTTTCGTTCTGCCTATCAAGAGGCACAGCAACAAAATTCATCATTAAATGCCAGACGCCTGCGCCTAATCGCAGAGCTTGCCAGTATTGTGATTGATAAGGAGGCCACCGACTGGCGTCAACGTATACGCATTATTGAACAGCCCTTAGTTGATCAATCAGTCAGCCCGGTTATTTTAGCCAATGCCAGTGCCAGCTACCGTGAACGTATTGAACAATTACAGGCGCAGTTAGAACAGTCCCGGCAAAATATCGAACAGCAGGTGCAGGCACTGGATGAAGTACGCGGTGATACCCGAACGCTGGCCCATAATCTTGAGCTGGTAACGGAAGAAGTTGAGTTAACCCGTGACGTGGTGGCCAGCGGCGCTGTTGCCAAGGTGGAATTATTAAAATTACAAAGAGAACTTTCCAGCCTTAAAGGTGAGTTGGCTGCCTCCCGTATTAGTGAACAGCGATTGATCGCGGCCCGTGACCAGGCGGTGGCGGAATACCGTAATACCGCGCGGGATTTTCGCAGCAAGGCACAGGTAGAATTGGTGGATACTGACAATCAGCTAGCGCAATTATTTGAGCGCAGCACACAACTAAAAGACCAGCTAAGCCGTACTCAATTAATCTCACCGGTGCGCGGCAATGTCAAAAATATGGTTACTCGCTCAGTGGGCGGTGTGATTAAACCCGGTGAAGCCATGATGGAAGTGGTGCCGCTGGATGACCAATTGTTGGTAGAGACTCGTATTGCACCACAGGATATTGCCTTTGTGCATAAAGGCTTGCCGGCTACCGTCAAACTCACCGCCTATGATTTTGTGATCTATGGGGGGGTTAAAGGGGAGGTGGTCTATGTTAGTGCCGATGCTCAACAAGATCAGGAAGGTGTGACCTATTACGAGGCGCATATTCAAACTCAGCAACAGGCATTACAGGCCATGCCCATGATTCCCGGCATGCAGGCCAGCGTCGATGTATTAACTGGGCAAAAGACCGTATTAAACTATTGGTTAAAACCTTTGTTAAGAGCGCGCGCTAATGCCATGCGTGAGCCATAA
- a CDS encoding TolC family outer membrane protein yields the protein MHRLVILATAAILSTSAQAATLEQAVASGIDNSPEVQQQYARYQSTLSLQESARGDYLPQVRLTAGYGREETDYSSGQKIDEELDRQEVGITVSQLLFDGFRAQAEVGRLGEEANSERYTLMSRAENTALEICRIYLNLLKAEETVKLAKKNVQDHIEALEDIRQRVSKGLSSQSDLAQVSARLASARASMMAADNNLYDLRAEYIRQVGVEPVDLIDPVEDANLTVDSLDMALKQARENHPELMVARADMAAAQEERRVSQHRFYPKFSLELAANDNEDIGGFEGPDEDARLMLKMEYDLYNGGRDKNRARASGWRYNEAMAIYKRSYLDIEQGTRLAWNARRFLAQQVSIYQDNVDASTAAYQGYVQQFRLGRRTLLDVLDSQVELFLARRNYINAKYDHKLASYRLNNAAGSLIYSMRVDYPNQWQAEDPEWSDTPIDEEVLK from the coding sequence ATGCACCGACTAGTGATATTGGCTACAGCGGCCATATTATCTACATCAGCCCAGGCTGCTACTTTGGAGCAGGCAGTCGCCAGCGGGATTGATAATAGCCCTGAAGTACAACAGCAATATGCGCGTTATCAATCCACCTTGAGCTTGCAGGAAAGTGCACGGGGTGATTATTTACCCCAGGTGCGTTTAACCGCAGGCTACGGTCGTGAGGAAACTGACTATAGCAGTGGCCAGAAAATCGATGAGGAACTGGATCGCCAGGAAGTGGGTATCACGGTTTCGCAATTATTATTTGATGGTTTTCGGGCGCAGGCGGAAGTAGGGCGTCTGGGTGAAGAAGCCAACTCCGAACGCTATACCCTGATGAGCCGTGCAGAAAATACCGCGCTGGAAATTTGCCGTATCTACCTGAATTTATTAAAGGCGGAAGAAACCGTCAAATTGGCGAAGAAAAATGTTCAGGACCATATCGAAGCGCTGGAAGATATTCGCCAGCGGGTGAGCAAAGGTTTATCCAGCCAGTCGGATTTGGCCCAGGTCAGTGCGCGTTTGGCCAGTGCCCGCGCATCGATGATGGCGGCCGATAATAATCTCTATGATTTGCGGGCTGAATATATTCGTCAGGTGGGGGTGGAACCGGTTGACCTGATCGACCCGGTTGAAGATGCCAATCTAACGGTGGACAGTTTAGATATGGCCTTAAAGCAAGCACGGGAAAATCACCCTGAATTGATGGTGGCGCGGGCGGATATGGCAGCGGCGCAGGAAGAGCGCCGGGTTTCTCAGCACCGTTTTTATCCCAAGTTTTCGCTGGAGTTAGCGGCTAACGATAATGAAGATATTGGCGGCTTTGAAGGACCGGATGAAGACGCCCGCCTGATGTTAAAAATGGAATACGATCTTTATAATGGCGGCCGCGATAAAAACCGCGCCCGCGCCTCCGGTTGGCGCTATAACGAAGCGATGGCTATTTATAAACGCAGCTATCTCGATATAGAGCAGGGCACCCGGCTAGCCTGGAATGCCCGTCGCTTTCTGGCTCAGCAAGTGTCTATCTATCAAGATAATGTAGATGCCTCTACCGCCGCGTATCAAGGCTATGTGCAGCAGTTTCGTTTGGGTCGCCGTACTTTATTAGATGTGCTCGACTCTCAGGTGGAATTATTTTTAGCGCGCAGAAATTATATTAATGCCAAGTATGACCATAAGCTGGCCAGCTACCGTTTAAATAATGCCGCAGGTTCACTGATTTATTCTATGCGGGTTGATTACCCCAATCAGTGGCAGGCTGAAGACCCCGAGTGGTCAGATACACCCATCGATGAGGAGGTATTGAAATGA
- a CDS encoding OmpA family protein, whose amino-acid sequence MKYFLFSVIALLVSACVDIPDREVQRPSYDDIRDTDRDGVINQRDHCAATPPGAVIDNEGCSQWHRGTEKEIFTIDFDFDSSELRADQQSVIDHLVGVLEQYPDVTVELIGDTSPEGSREYNQALAQRRVAAIEANLKLNGVSDERINPHIYSDRDSVVEKEIHSRQRRTKAVLHHPGKRITDRSWSIYGAEQQTQGAK is encoded by the coding sequence ATGAAGTACTTTCTATTCAGTGTTATCGCTCTACTAGTCAGCGCCTGTGTGGATATTCCTGACCGCGAAGTGCAACGCCCCAGCTATGATGATATCCGTGATACGGATCGCGATGGGGTGATTAACCAGCGCGATCATTGCGCCGCAACACCGCCAGGGGCGGTGATTGATAACGAGGGTTGCTCGCAATGGCATCGCGGTACCGAAAAAGAAATTTTTACCATCGATTTTGATTTTGACAGTTCAGAACTTCGCGCCGATCAGCAGTCGGTGATTGACCATTTAGTGGGCGTGTTAGAACAGTATCCCGATGTCACCGTGGAGCTTATAGGCGATACCAGCCCTGAGGGTAGTCGCGAATATAATCAGGCCTTGGCTCAGCGCCGGGTGGCAGCGATCGAAGCCAACCTTAAGTTAAACGGTGTTAGTGATGAGCGCATTAACCCACATATCTATTCCGACAGAGATAGCGTGGTTGAAAAAGAAATTCACAGCAGGCAGCGCCGTACCAAGGCTGTCTTGCATCATCCGGGTAAGCGTATTACTGATCGCTCATGGTCCATTTATGGCGCCGAGCAACAAACACAGGGAGCAAAATAA
- a CDS encoding MerR family transcriptional regulator: MSSQQNLQQASYSIGVVSRLTGISAHCLRMWERRHGLGPSSRTAGGQREYSKVDLDHLSLIKQLLDQGMRIKDIAALPQKTLSLMATQSANEDTELNQPFDTVVIGRAFSALFKKHRNRYPRLSIEFPSVSAEQWINTFTEPFAAKIVILQADTVNQQTLVKLKHYKQQGCSIFLHHPALSDAIKEQLGREGIACIDSPINLELIDRLTARAQKEQTYISGLFDSSREFNLPLPASIPHYFSDQALTEAAGINSAITCQCPSHLSELIRSLNAFEQYSQQCGAENWKQASVHACIYAYTAQARGLLEQALLAAIDEH; the protein is encoded by the coding sequence GTGAGTAGTCAGCAAAACCTTCAGCAAGCCTCCTACAGTATTGGTGTAGTCTCCAGGCTCACCGGCATTTCAGCCCATTGTTTAAGAATGTGGGAGCGCCGTCATGGCCTTGGCCCCTCCAGTCGAACGGCAGGAGGACAGCGGGAATATAGCAAGGTAGACCTGGACCACTTATCGTTGATTAAACAATTGCTTGATCAGGGTATGCGGATCAAGGATATTGCAGCCTTGCCGCAAAAGACCTTAAGCCTTATGGCCACGCAGTCGGCCAATGAAGATACTGAGTTAAACCAGCCTTTTGATACTGTTGTTATCGGTAGAGCTTTTAGTGCCTTGTTTAAAAAACACCGCAATCGATACCCGCGTCTGTCTATTGAGTTTCCCTCGGTTTCGGCTGAGCAGTGGATCAATACATTCACTGAACCATTCGCAGCAAAAATAGTTATACTGCAAGCCGATACCGTCAATCAACAAACCCTGGTGAAACTCAAGCACTATAAACAACAAGGGTGCAGTATTTTTTTACACCACCCGGCGCTAAGTGATGCTATTAAAGAACAATTAGGCAGAGAGGGGATTGCTTGTATTGATTCCCCCATTAATCTGGAGCTGATTGATCGCTTAACCGCCAGAGCCCAAAAAGAGCAGACCTATATCTCCGGTTTATTCGATAGTAGCCGTGAATTTAATTTACCCTTACCGGCGTCTATTCCTCACTATTTTTCTGATCAGGCGTTAACCGAAGCTGCCGGTATAAATAGTGCTATTACTTGCCAATGTCCCTCGCATCTATCGGAACTCATTCGCTCACTCAATGCTTTTGAGCAATATAGTCAGCAGTGCGGCGCAGAAAACTGGAAGCAAGCTTCAGTGCATGCCTGTATTTATGCCTACACGGCGCAAGCCCGTGGTTTACTCGAACAAGCACTATTGGCAGCGATTGACGAACACTAG
- a CDS encoding fasciclin domain-containing protein has protein sequence MRVLVKGLLAFSLMFFLVACDDDDDDNDRSSMSIVDVAAEAGSFTTLVTALQATGLDSTLADPEGNFTVFAPSDAAFEKLGEETINNLLADTDTLADILLYHVIVGATIDSTAAIESAGTTVEMANGDNVALSLSGSDLLVNFSTVTGLDIMADNGIIHVIDTVLIPPTESEEPVLNIAETATANGNFTTLLTALAVAGLDSALADESATYTVFAPTDAAFAALPDGTIAALLADIDALTAVLARHVISGAAVDSVTALSLNNTEVETLLGENVSLQIIDGALMVNNAKIEIFDIVTTNGIIHVIDAVISES, from the coding sequence ATGCGGGTATTGGTAAAAGGTTTACTGGCTTTTAGTTTAATGTTTTTTCTGGTGGCTTGTGATGATGACGACGATGATAATGATCGCAGCAGTATGTCTATTGTCGATGTGGCTGCCGAAGCGGGGAGTTTTACTACTCTGGTGACAGCGCTGCAAGCGACGGGTTTAGATAGTACGCTAGCGGACCCCGAAGGCAATTTTACGGTGTTTGCACCCAGCGATGCAGCCTTTGAAAAATTAGGTGAAGAAACCATTAATAACCTGCTGGCAGATACAGATACCTTAGCGGATATCTTGCTCTACCATGTGATTGTAGGGGCCACCATTGATTCAACCGCTGCTATTGAAAGCGCAGGTACAACGGTTGAGATGGCCAACGGCGATAATGTTGCTCTGTCACTTAGCGGCTCTGATTTACTGGTCAATTTCTCTACCGTAACCGGTCTGGATATTATGGCCGATAACGGCATTATCCATGTGATCGATACCGTGCTGATACCACCCACGGAGAGTGAAGAACCGGTGCTTAATATTGCAGAAACCGCTACTGCGAATGGTAACTTTACCACCTTGTTAACAGCTTTGGCGGTGGCGGGCCTTGACTCTGCTCTTGCCGATGAGTCAGCAACTTATACCGTATTTGCCCCCACCGATGCGGCTTTTGCTGCACTGCCTGATGGCACCATTGCAGCCCTGTTAGCGGATATCGATGCTTTGACCGCTGTACTGGCACGCCATGTTATCAGTGGTGCGGCCGTGGATTCAGTCACCGCACTCTCGCTGAACAATACTGAGGTGGAAACCTTATTGGGTGAGAATGTTAGCCTGCAAATTATCGATGGGGCGCTAATGGTTAATAACGCCAAAATCGAGATCTTTGATATTGTGACTACCAACGGCATTATTCATGTGATTGATGCGGTAATCTCTGAGTCATAA
- a CDS encoding APC family permease encodes MPLLIFYGLGTILGAGIYVLVGKVAGSAGLLAPLAFIVAGVIAWLTAMSYSKLAVLFPQSAGEAIYIENGFHQQWLTLAVGLLIILTGIVSAATLTRGFVGYFVLLVPINETLAMVAALILLTALAVWGIAESLAMAALVTMIEIAGLLLVLFFCGDSLQQLPEQASKLFIPGSATELAGVFAGAFLAFYAFIGFEDMVNVVEEVKQPEVTMPKAIFWVVVLSTSLYVLIALVATLSLPLDKLAQSEAPLAELLSSKSAMAAKVVAVISVLAIINGVLIQIIMASRVCYGMSKRYGGPAYLHSVSPFTHTPIVATLLMAALILVAALLFPLTALAKFTSFIILIIFSLINLALWKMHKNNYPNAHSQTVQQISQLPGYPLLAALLCLGLLVFQMSSFLNP; translated from the coding sequence TTGCCGCTATTAATTTTTTACGGACTGGGGACTATTTTAGGCGCCGGTATTTATGTGCTGGTTGGCAAGGTGGCAGGCAGCGCTGGCTTGCTGGCACCGCTGGCTTTTATTGTGGCAGGGGTTATCGCCTGGCTAACCGCAATGAGTTATAGCAAGCTGGCAGTCTTATTTCCTCAAAGTGCTGGCGAAGCGATTTATATTGAAAACGGCTTTCACCAACAGTGGCTCACCTTAGCCGTTGGGCTATTAATTATTTTGACCGGCATTGTCTCTGCCGCTACCCTGACCCGCGGTTTTGTAGGTTACTTTGTTTTGCTGGTTCCCATTAATGAAACCCTGGCTATGGTCGCAGCCCTGATATTACTGACTGCCTTGGCTGTCTGGGGTATTGCAGAATCATTAGCCATGGCAGCCTTAGTCACTATGATTGAAATAGCGGGCTTGTTGCTGGTGTTATTTTTTTGTGGCGACAGCCTGCAACAACTTCCTGAACAAGCATCCAAATTATTTATCCCGGGGTCTGCTACAGAATTGGCCGGTGTGTTTGCCGGCGCGTTTTTAGCCTTCTATGCATTTATTGGCTTTGAAGATATGGTCAATGTGGTCGAAGAGGTTAAACAGCCTGAAGTCACTATGCCAAAGGCCATCTTTTGGGTGGTCGTTTTATCAACCAGTTTATATGTACTGATTGCCCTGGTCGCCACGTTATCGCTGCCGCTAGACAAATTGGCGCAAAGTGAAGCGCCGCTAGCGGAACTGTTGAGCAGTAAAAGTGCCATGGCCGCCAAAGTCGTTGCGGTCATTAGTGTACTGGCGATTATCAATGGAGTATTGATTCAAATTATTATGGCCTCCCGGGTCTGTTATGGCATGTCCAAACGTTATGGCGGCCCTGCTTATTTGCATTCTGTATCACCCTTTACTCATACCCCGATTGTTGCCACCTTGCTGATGGCAGCGCTAATTTTAGTGGCAGCATTACTATTTCCCTTAACGGCTTTGGCAAAATTCACCAGCTTTATTATTTTGATTATTTTTTCTTTAATTAATCTGGCCCTATGGAAGATGCATAAAAATAATTATCCGAATGCCCATTCACAGACTGTTCAGCAGATTAGCCAATTACCTGGCTATCCTCTGCTTGCGGCTTTGCTTTGTTTGGGGCTATTAGTTTTCCAAATGAGTTCTTTTCTAAACCCATAA